The stretch of DNA GCTTCGCCCAGCCGTTTGGCATCGGGGCTGAATTTCAAGGCCACGGGCTGTTCGGGCTGAATGAGAACGATCCGCCCCTTGAGCTTGCCTTTGTATTTGTCGAGATCGGCGACGGTCTTGGCGTCGATCAGCACCGCCTCGCCTTTAATGACGCCGTTCGTTCCCGGAGTCCAGGCCTTGGGGAAGCCGATGAGGGGCATGTATTGGGGCGCGGTCATGGCCCCATAGAACCTCTTGAGCTGCCAGCCGCGGCCGAAAAGGCCCCACGGCTCCATCTTGGCGTTGACCAACCCGAGGTCGGTCAGGGTTTTAACGGCCCAGCGGCCGGCTTCCCGGTATTGGGGTGATTCGGAGAGCCGGGGTCCGTAGACATCGGACAGCCAGCTCAAATAGTCCATAACCTTGGACGAACTGCCCAGCCCTTCGGCCCGGATCCTCTGCATCATCGTGAGGTCCACCTTCTCCTGGGCGGAAGCCGTCACGGCGAAAAGCAGGAGCACAACCAGGGTGGAAATGACGGGCAGACGGCGGGTTCGCATCGCGTTCATCATGGACTCCTTTCACCAACTCACACGGAATGGAAGAGGCTCTTTCAATCTAATATTGCCCCGGGGGGATGTCAACGCCCGCACAGCGCCGCGTACGGGCAGCGCTCGCAGGCATCGGAACGGCGCAGGGTCGGGTCGAAAGGACGATCCGGATCAACGATCTCATCCAGCAACCGGCCTATCAGGTGCTCCGTGAGGGAGGCTCGCGAGGCCTCGAGTCTCGTCCGCTCCCCCAAAGCTCTTTCTTTCTCCGCGATCGGGGCGTCCGGCGAAGACAGGATTTTGTCCAGATCCTTCATCGTTTTGCCGCCCCCGAAAGCCGGAAATTCGATGCCCGGGCCGAGGCGGTTCCGCCCCAGCATGACGAACACGCACTGGATATTATTAGAGGCGTTCCGGGCCGGGGCGAACGGCTCGCCGTCGGCCTCGGCCAAGTCTTGGCTCTCCCCCTCGATTGTTCCCGCCAAGGCCGCCGTCGGCACCCCGGCCAAGACGAGGTGGTAGAAGGGAAGCTGAAGGCTGGCGACGTGTTCGGCCCAGGAGAGGCGATCTTCGAGGTCGAGCTTGTCAAAAGCGATCCCGAGATAGGTCGTCCGGCCCGAAGTCTTGTAATCCAGGACGAAAAGGTCGTCGCCGCGCAGCTCGAGCCGGTCGCACTTGGCGGTCAGATGAAAGCCCTCTTCTGAAAACAGGTCCCCACGCCCTTGCTTCGCCAGGGCTCGGGACGACAAAATCGCAGATTCGGTCCTGGGAAGGGATGCGGAGGTCCTTCCCCGCGGCCTCCAGACCGTCGAGGATCGGCTTCTGGTAGCCGGTCAGGAATTCGAGCAGATGGGCCCGGGTCTGGCGCTTCATCAGATAAAGCCCGCCGCTCAGGTCCGGCCCGAAGCTCTCCGCAAAGCGACGATCGATCAGAGCCTCCATCGCCGCGGCGTCGAGGGCCGCCGCGCGCAGGCGTCGCCCGACGAATCGCCCGAAGTACTCCTCCAGGATGGAGTGGACGAAGGACCCGATGTCCTTGGCCTCCATCTCCTCGCCCAATTCTTCGCGCTCCCGCAGTCCCAAAACGTACCGTCGGTGAAACTGGAGCGGGCAGCGGAGATAGGTATCGAGAGCGGTCGCCGAATAGACGAATGTCCGAAGGAAAGAGGCGGCCTCGGGACTCTTGGCCGCAGGCAGAAGCGGCGGCGTCTGCAAGGCAACCTGGTAACGAACCTTGCGGACGAGCTTCGAGGCCCGGGGCTCGCGCAGGCTCTTCTGCCGCTCCCAAATCAGCTTCTCCACGAAGCGGCTGGGCTCGCGATCCTTGGACTTGACGTAGAAAATGCGGACCCGCTCGGCTCCCCGCCGCAAAGTGTCGAGATAATATTCGACCCGGCGCTCGACGTCCCGGTAGGTAGGCAGGCCAAGAGCCCGGCGGGCGGCGAAGGGGAGCAGCGAATCGACGCGCTGGGAGGCCGGCAGGACGTCCTCGTTGAAGTCGAGGATGGCCACTTGGCGAAACGGCAGGCCCCGCGTCTCCCAGAATCCCAGGACCTGCAGGCCCCGCAAGGGCGTACCCTCGAACGGGACGGAGCCGGCGGCGATGACCTTGCGGAAGAGATTGAAGTAGCTGGCCTGGTCTTCGAACACCGTCGGCCCGAGGAGAGACCGGCCCAAGGCCTCCAGCCGGTCCATGAACGCCTCGGCGTAGGGATGGAAGAAGACGTGACGGCGGGCCGTGCTGTGGTCGTAGACGAAGGTCAGGGCCGCCCGCAGCTTGGACGCGAACTCGCGGACGTCGCGGATCGATCGGAAGGGGGCAATCAGGGCGGCATCGATCGAAGCCAGATGGGCCATGAAAGCGGCCGGGTCCGGCGCGCTTTCGACTCCGCGCGAGCGTTCGGCGACCGCGGCCCGGATGCCGGCATCGTTCGGCAATTCCTCCAGGCTCCAAAAGGCCCTGGTCCGGCGGGCGATAAGCTCGTCCTC from Candidatus Aminicenantes bacterium encodes:
- a CDS encoding PD-(D/E)XK nuclease family protein — encoded protein: MTAKCDRLELRGDDLFVLDYKTSGRTTYLGIAFDKLDLEDRLSWAEHVASLQLPFYHLVLAGVPTAALAGTIEGESQDLAEADGEPFAPARNASNNIQCVFVMLGRNRLGPGIEFPAFGGGKTMKDLDKILSSPDAPIAEKERALGERTRLEASRASLTEHLIGRLLDEIVDPDRPFDPTLRRSDACERCPYAALCGR
- a CDS encoding PD-(D/E)XK nuclease family protein encodes the protein MSVGIVSPREGLIASVLARLTPKGKDYSGQWVVFPERRPGYYLRKALAKREGSAFLSPRIDSMDAFVDRVYRERLGRRDKSIDALDAAALLFEIHRDAPGRLGGGHFLTADQFFPLGTRLFRDLEEMAAGSVSGEALSRSDGWSDESVPEAARRRLQSLSLFYERFYEILAGRGYSTPGSRLRDVAAALEPGVFADIDRIILAGFFPIAGGEAAILTAMAAWPNVDLLFQAGTGVGEALDRIGISDPGLIAEAMKVEAAPPEAVIEFVESPDAHGQVFALNAAMAPDLADPAGLDEHSVIVLPAAETLFPLHQQTLAALPAEAYNISIGYPLARTPISGFFDRLLELVQSADEEGRVYAPHYLRFLLHPYTKNIYLNGRADLTRVLIHAVEDELIARRTRAFWSLEELPNDAGIRAAVAERSRGVESAPDPAAFMAHLASIDAALIAPFRSIRDVREFASKLRAALTFVYDHSTARRHVFFHPYAEAFMDRLEALGRSLLGPTVFEDQASYFNLFRKVIAAGSVPFEGTPLRGLQVLGFWETRGLPFRQVAILDFNEDVLPASQRVDSLLPFAARRALGLPTYRDVERRVEYYLDTLRRGAERVRIFYVKSKDREPSRFVEKLIWERQKSLREPRASKLVRKVRYQVALQTPPLLPAAKSPEAASFLRTFVYSATALDTYLRCPLQFHRRYVLGLREREELGEEMEAKDIGSFVHSILEEYFGRFVGRRLRAAALDAAAMEALIDRRFAESFGPDLSGGLYLMKRQTRAHLLEFLTGYQKPILDGLEAAGKDLRIPSQDRICDFVVPSPGEARAWGPVFRRGLSSDRQVRPARAARRRPFRPGLQDFGPDDLSRDRF